A region from the Actinoplanes sp. OR16 genome encodes:
- a CDS encoding NAD(P)H-hydrate dehydratase, whose amino-acid sequence MRQAWRVADVRAAEKSLMATLPEGTLMQRAAAGLARRCALILQETGGVYGARVVLLIGSGDNGGDALYAGAALARRGAQVRALLLTPERVHLAGLAALRAAGGFTTSELPSRADLVLDGIVGIGGSGGLRPPAASVVRRLGSLRGRTGDRPVIVAVDVPSGVTVDTGDVAGEAVDADVTVTFGCFKPAHLIGPAAVKCGAIELVDIGLGPSLVIGPAVRVAEASDIAAWWPVPGPASDKYTRGVVGLATGSAAYPGAALLGSAGALAGPTGMVRYAGSAHPDVVRAHPSVVVSPRVAQAGRVQAWVCGSGLGTGDVARTELRSVLATSLPVLLDADAITLLVGGEFSEDLRRDAPVVLTPHDGEFKRLAGEAPGADRAGAAARLAAWTNAVVLLKGDRTIVATPAGEIWANPTGDPSLATAGSGDVLAGLLGSLLAAGLPAVKAAVAAAYVHGLAGRHAALDGPVTAPDIAASLRPVLLDLLG is encoded by the coding sequence GTGCGGCAGGCATGGCGGGTAGCTGACGTTCGGGCGGCCGAGAAGTCGCTGATGGCGACTCTTCCCGAGGGCACGCTGATGCAACGTGCCGCGGCCGGTCTGGCCCGCCGTTGCGCGCTGATCCTCCAGGAGACCGGTGGTGTCTACGGCGCTCGCGTCGTGCTCCTCATCGGCAGCGGTGACAACGGCGGTGACGCGCTCTACGCCGGCGCCGCGCTGGCTCGCCGCGGTGCTCAGGTCCGGGCGCTGCTGCTCACCCCGGAACGGGTTCATCTGGCCGGTCTCGCGGCGCTGCGGGCAGCCGGCGGATTCACCACGTCCGAGCTGCCGTCCCGCGCCGATCTCGTGCTCGACGGCATCGTCGGTATCGGCGGCAGCGGCGGCCTGCGTCCGCCTGCGGCCTCCGTCGTGCGCAGGCTCGGATCACTGCGAGGTCGTACGGGTGACCGCCCCGTGATCGTGGCCGTCGACGTACCGTCCGGCGTCACCGTGGACACCGGCGATGTCGCGGGCGAGGCGGTCGACGCCGATGTGACGGTGACGTTCGGCTGCTTCAAGCCGGCCCACCTGATCGGCCCGGCCGCTGTCAAGTGCGGCGCGATCGAGCTCGTCGACATCGGCCTCGGACCGTCGCTGGTCATCGGCCCGGCGGTCCGGGTCGCCGAGGCGTCCGACATCGCCGCGTGGTGGCCGGTGCCGGGTCCGGCCTCGGACAAGTACACCCGCGGCGTGGTCGGCCTGGCGACCGGATCGGCCGCGTACCCGGGCGCCGCCCTGCTCGGCAGCGCCGGCGCGCTGGCCGGGCCGACCGGCATGGTGCGGTACGCCGGCAGCGCACACCCCGACGTGGTCCGCGCGCACCCGTCCGTCGTGGTGTCGCCCCGGGTCGCGCAGGCCGGTCGCGTACAGGCCTGGGTCTGTGGCTCCGGGCTGGGAACCGGCGACGTGGCCCGGACCGAGCTGCGCAGCGTCCTCGCGACCTCGCTGCCGGTGCTGCTCGACGCCGACGCGATCACCTTGCTGGTCGGCGGTGAGTTCTCGGAGGACCTGCGCCGGGACGCCCCGGTCGTGCTGACCCCGCACGACGGCGAGTTCAAGAGGCTGGCCGGTGAGGCGCCGGGTGCCGACCGCGCGGGCGCCGCCGCTCGTCTGGCCGCCTGGACCAACGCGGTCGTGCTACTCAAGGGCGACCGGACGATCGTGGCAACCCCGGCCGGCGAGATCTGGGCGAACCCGACCGGCGACCCGTCGCTCGCCACGGCCGGCAGCGGCGACGTGCTGGCCGGGCTGCTCGGATCGCTGCTGGCGGCCGGCCTGCCGGCGGTCAAGGCCGCGGTGGCCGCCGCGTACGTGCACGGGCTGGCCGGCCGGCACGCGGCACTGGACGGACCGGTGACCGCGCCGGACATCGCCGCCTCGCTCCGCCCGGTGCTGCTCGACCTGCTGGGGTGA
- the tsaE gene encoding tRNA (adenosine(37)-N6)-threonylcarbamoyltransferase complex ATPase subunit type 1 TsaE, whose product MKLATVEDTKEFGRRLAGLLRAGDLLLLTGPLGAGKTALVQGIGAGLGVQGAITSPTFVIARVHRGPLPLVHADAYRLGERPDPRAEIDDLDLDASADDAVTVVEWGAGLVEQLNDEYLQVRIDRLDDDTRVIDLVPHGGDWAHRLESL is encoded by the coding sequence ATGAAGCTTGCGACAGTCGAGGACACGAAGGAGTTCGGCCGCCGCCTGGCCGGCCTCCTTCGGGCCGGTGACCTGCTGCTGCTGACCGGCCCGCTCGGCGCCGGCAAGACCGCGCTGGTGCAGGGCATCGGCGCCGGGCTCGGCGTGCAGGGCGCGATCACCTCGCCGACCTTCGTGATCGCCCGGGTGCATCGCGGCCCGCTGCCGCTGGTGCACGCCGACGCCTACCGGCTGGGGGAGCGCCCCGACCCCCGTGCCGAGATCGACGACCTGGATCTGGACGCCTCGGCCGACGACGCGGTGACCGTCGTCGAGTGGGGCGCCGGCCTGGTGGAACAGCTCAACGACGAATACCTGCAGGTCCGCATCGACCGGCTGGACGACGACACCCGAGTGATCGACCTGGTCCCGCACGGCGGCGACTGGGCACACCGACTGGAGAGCCTGTGA
- a CDS encoding holo-ACP synthase, with product MIVSVGIDVVLVDRFARALERTPLLSDRLFTEPERLTGSGNPRSAESLAARFAAKEAVAKALGAPAGLRWHDCEIVTDPDGRPWLTVSGTVAAAAAERGIHRWHLSLSHDGGIASAMVVAENGDK from the coding sequence GTGATCGTGTCTGTCGGCATCGACGTCGTCCTGGTGGACCGCTTCGCCCGTGCGCTGGAGCGGACACCGCTGCTCTCCGATCGCCTGTTCACCGAGCCGGAGCGGCTGACCGGATCCGGTAACCCGCGGTCGGCCGAGTCGCTCGCCGCCCGGTTCGCGGCGAAGGAGGCGGTGGCGAAGGCCCTCGGCGCGCCGGCCGGGCTGCGCTGGCACGACTGCGAGATCGTCACAGATCCGGACGGGCGGCCGTGGTTGACCGTCTCCGGTACGGTCGCCGCCGCGGCCGCCGAGCGTGGCATCCATCGATGGCACCTCTCGCTGTCCCATGACGGCGGGATCGCCTCGGCGATGGTGGTCGCCGAGAACGGCGACAAATAA
- a CDS encoding alpha/beta fold hydrolase, whose translation MKRAAKTAGIFGAAVGVAAAGLATAFAVERALVRRSVKAPGDPHIDEPFGDQPFDRELTVTAADGTDLHVEIVEPDEPTDKPTIVFVHGFALDMGTFYFQRKELAERGEQRLVFYDQPGHGRSGKLQSGTYDIAALGRSLAAVLEETVPDGHIILVGHSMGGMTIMAFAEQFPDWFGNRVTGVVLISTSAGLFDKTQLGVTNLVARASAPFFPLWDRAAKLGGGTIDRARVASSDLAWLLTRRYGFGEAKPSATLVTFVESMNSKTSVETLTKYLHTLYTHNRFPALSALRGVPVLVVVGDRDYLTPVTHSEEILKHLPQAELLKIENSGHVVMLEKADQVNEALIPFLKKIS comes from the coding sequence GTGAAGCGGGCTGCGAAGACCGCCGGCATATTCGGGGCCGCTGTCGGTGTGGCGGCGGCCGGTCTGGCCACCGCGTTCGCTGTGGAGCGGGCGCTGGTGCGGCGCTCGGTGAAAGCGCCCGGCGACCCTCACATCGACGAGCCCTTCGGTGACCAGCCGTTCGACCGGGAGCTCACCGTCACCGCCGCCGACGGCACCGACCTGCACGTCGAGATCGTCGAGCCGGACGAGCCCACCGACAAGCCGACCATCGTGTTCGTGCACGGGTTCGCGCTCGACATGGGCACGTTCTACTTCCAGCGCAAGGAGCTGGCCGAGCGTGGCGAGCAGCGGCTGGTCTTCTACGACCAGCCCGGTCACGGCCGGTCCGGCAAGCTGCAGTCGGGCACCTACGACATCGCCGCGCTGGGCCGCTCGCTCGCCGCGGTGCTGGAGGAGACCGTCCCGGACGGTCACATCATCCTGGTCGGCCACTCGATGGGCGGCATGACGATCATGGCGTTCGCCGAGCAGTTCCCGGACTGGTTCGGCAATCGGGTCACCGGCGTCGTCCTGATCTCCACCTCGGCCGGCCTCTTCGACAAGACCCAGCTCGGCGTGACCAATCTGGTGGCCCGGGCCAGCGCGCCGTTCTTCCCGCTCTGGGACCGGGCGGCGAAACTCGGCGGCGGCACCATCGACCGCGCCCGGGTCGCCTCCTCCGACCTGGCCTGGCTGCTGACCCGGCGTTACGGCTTCGGCGAGGCGAAGCCGAGCGCCACCCTGGTCACCTTCGTGGAGAGCATGAATTCGAAGACGTCGGTGGAGACGCTGACGAAATACCTGCACACGCTCTACACCCACAACCGCTTCCCGGCGCTGTCGGCGCTGCGCGGGGTGCCGGTGCTGGTGGTGGTCGGCGACCGTGACTACCTCACTCCGGTCACCCACTCCGAGGAGATCCTCAAGCACCTGCCACAGGCCGAGCTGCTGAAGATCGAGAACAGCGGGCACGTGGTGATGCTGGAGAAAGCCGACCAGGTCAACGAAGCCCTCATCCCCTTCCTGAAGAAGATCTCGTGA
- the glmS gene encoding glutamine--fructose-6-phosphate transaminase (isomerizing), with amino-acid sequence MCGIVGYVGSRPALSIVLDGLRRLEYRGYDSAGVAVIDGDVVRTEKKAGKLANLEKALAERTGDGIAAGNTGIGHTRWATHGGPTDRNAHPHLSADGRVAVIHNGIIENFARLRAELEADGIEFRSDTDTECAAHLLAAEIRGLRAAGGFEGPALLAEGMRRTVRRLEGAFTLLAVDVEVPDAVVAARRNSPLVVGRGNGENFLASDVSAFIEHTREAIELGQDQVVLITPDGIEITDFDGAAATGQEYHVDWDLSAAEKGGYEYFMLKEIAEQPQAIADTLLGRLSDRGEIILDEVRLTDQDLRDVDKVFIVACGTSYHAGMVAKYAIEHWVRIPCEVELASEFRYRDPILDRSTLVIVISQSGETMDTLMALRHAKEQKARVLAICNTNGSTIPRESDAVLYTHGGPEIAVASTKAFLTQLVACYLIGLHLAQVRGVMYADEVAAVVEKLQATPDSLRTLLDGMEDVRELARDLRTASTILFIGRHVGFPVALEGALKLKELAYMHAEGFAAGELKHGPISLIDEGTPVVCVVPSPAGRGVMRDKVVSNIQEVRARGARTIVIAEQGDEGVRAYADHLIEVPQTPTLLAPLMTTVPLQILACEIAAARGHDVDQPRNLAKSVTVE; translated from the coding sequence ATGTGTGGGATCGTGGGTTACGTAGGCAGCCGACCGGCGTTGAGCATCGTTCTCGATGGACTCCGCCGCCTGGAGTACCGGGGATATGACTCCGCCGGTGTAGCCGTCATCGACGGCGACGTGGTCCGGACCGAGAAGAAGGCCGGCAAACTGGCCAACCTGGAGAAGGCGCTCGCCGAGCGCACCGGCGACGGCATCGCGGCGGGCAACACCGGCATCGGCCACACCCGCTGGGCCACCCACGGCGGTCCGACCGACCGCAACGCCCACCCGCACCTCTCCGCCGACGGCCGGGTCGCCGTCATCCACAACGGCATCATCGAGAACTTCGCCCGCCTCCGCGCCGAGCTCGAGGCGGACGGCATCGAGTTCCGCAGCGACACCGACACCGAGTGCGCCGCCCACCTGCTCGCCGCGGAGATCCGTGGCCTGCGCGCGGCCGGTGGCTTCGAGGGCCCGGCCCTGCTGGCCGAGGGCATGCGCCGCACGGTCCGGCGGCTGGAGGGCGCGTTCACGCTGCTCGCCGTCGACGTCGAGGTGCCCGACGCGGTCGTGGCCGCCCGGCGCAACTCGCCGCTCGTGGTCGGCCGCGGCAACGGGGAGAACTTCCTGGCCAGCGACGTCTCCGCGTTCATCGAGCACACCCGCGAGGCGATCGAGCTGGGCCAGGACCAGGTCGTGCTGATCACCCCGGACGGCATCGAGATCACCGACTTCGACGGCGCCGCGGCCACCGGCCAGGAGTACCACGTCGACTGGGACCTGTCCGCCGCCGAGAAGGGCGGCTACGAGTACTTCATGCTCAAGGAGATCGCCGAGCAGCCGCAGGCGATCGCGGACACGCTGCTCGGCCGCCTGAGCGACCGTGGCGAGATCATCCTGGACGAGGTCCGCCTCACCGACCAGGACCTGCGCGACGTCGACAAGGTCTTCATCGTGGCCTGCGGCACGTCGTACCACGCCGGCATGGTCGCCAAGTACGCCATCGAGCACTGGGTTCGGATCCCCTGCGAGGTGGAGCTGGCGAGCGAGTTCCGATACCGCGACCCGATCCTGGACCGCTCCACCCTGGTGATCGTGATCAGCCAGTCCGGCGAGACGATGGACACGCTGATGGCGCTCCGGCACGCCAAGGAGCAGAAGGCCCGCGTCCTGGCGATCTGCAACACGAACGGCTCCACCATCCCGCGCGAGTCGGACGCCGTGCTCTACACCCACGGCGGCCCGGAGATCGCTGTCGCGTCGACGAAGGCGTTCCTCACCCAGCTGGTCGCCTGCTACCTGATCGGCCTGCACCTGGCCCAGGTCCGCGGCGTGATGTACGCCGACGAGGTCGCCGCCGTCGTCGAGAAGCTCCAGGCCACCCCGGACAGCCTGCGCACCCTGCTGGACGGGATGGAGGACGTCCGCGAGCTGGCCCGTGACCTGCGGACCGCGTCGACGATCCTGTTCATCGGCCGGCATGTGGGCTTCCCGGTGGCGCTGGAGGGCGCGCTCAAGCTGAAGGAGCTGGCGTACATGCACGCCGAGGGCTTCGCGGCCGGCGAGCTGAAGCACGGCCCGATCTCGCTGATCGACGAGGGCACCCCGGTCGTCTGCGTGGTCCCCTCCCCGGCCGGCCGCGGCGTCATGCGCGACAAGGTCGTCTCCAACATCCAGGAGGTGCGTGCCCGCGGCGCCCGCACCATCGTGATCGCCGAGCAGGGCGACGAGGGCGTCCGCGCCTACGCCGACCACCTGATCGAGGTGCCGCAGACGCCGACGCTGCTCGCCCCGCTGATGACCACGGTCCCGCTGCAGATCCTCGCCTGCGAGATCGCCGCGGCCCGTGGCCACGACGTCGACCAGCCGCGCAACCTGGCGAAGTCCGTCACGGTCGAGTGA
- a CDS encoding MmpS family transport accessory protein — protein sequence MTDPSDPSEPRQPPRPPQFTPGQAAPPPPPDPTAPYAPGPDPTSPFPPVAYEPVNYAPPGYAPEPGYAPDYSQGGYPQQPPPYPGAPAYAPPPPRRSKAPLIALIVAISLLLCGGVVTSGVLIVRSVTDKAKEVVEPIANPTFPEPELPGLPTDLPTFPTDLPGLPGADQNKEISVTYEVTGDGPAEVLYTEQLGTAPKMVSGVKLPWKITTTMKGVALVSVSAQRTDGSSGDITCRATVDGKEVAKQTGSGPYATTTCNQLVFD from the coding sequence ATGACCGATCCGAGTGATCCGAGCGAGCCGCGCCAGCCGCCCCGGCCACCGCAGTTCACCCCGGGCCAGGCCGCTCCGCCGCCACCACCCGACCCGACAGCGCCCTACGCGCCGGGTCCGGATCCGACGTCACCGTTCCCGCCGGTCGCCTACGAGCCGGTCAACTACGCGCCGCCCGGTTACGCCCCCGAGCCGGGATATGCGCCGGACTACAGCCAGGGCGGCTATCCACAGCAGCCTCCGCCGTACCCCGGAGCTCCGGCCTACGCCCCTCCACCACCCCGGCGGAGCAAGGCGCCGCTGATCGCGCTGATCGTGGCGATCTCCCTGCTGCTCTGCGGTGGCGTGGTCACCTCCGGCGTGCTGATCGTGCGCAGCGTCACCGACAAGGCGAAAGAGGTCGTCGAGCCGATCGCCAATCCGACCTTTCCGGAGCCGGAACTGCCGGGATTGCCTACCGACCTGCCGACGTTCCCGACCGATCTGCCCGGGCTGCCGGGCGCCGATCAGAACAAGGAGATCTCGGTGACCTACGAGGTCACCGGCGACGGTCCCGCCGAGGTCCTCTACACCGAACAGCTGGGCACCGCGCCGAAGATGGTGAGCGGCGTGAAGCTCCCGTGGAAGATCACCACCACGATGAAGGGCGTCGCGCTCGTCTCGGTCTCCGCGCAGCGCACCGACGGCAGCTCCGGCGACATCACCTGCCGGGCCACCGTCGACGGCAAGGAGGTCGCGAAGCAGACCGGCTCCGGGCCGTACGCGACGACGACGTGCAACCAGCTGGTGTTCGACTGA
- a CDS encoding pyridoxal phosphate-dependent aminotransferase: MSTGDPLVARMRPFGTTIFSEMSALAARTGAVNLGQGFPDTDGPPEMLAAAAEALANGANQYPPLPGIPALRQAISAHEQRFWNLATDPDTEVAVTAGATEAIAATILALCEPGDEVVCFEPYYDSYAASITLAGAVRRPVTLRPGPSGRYEFDEQELRAAFGTRTRLVLLNSPHNPTGKVFTREELDLIAELCQEHDTYAVTDEVYEHLVFGSEHVPLASLPGMRERTLRISSAGKTFSCTGWKVGWATGPAALVSAVLRVKQFLTFVNAGPLQPAVAVALGLPDAYFTAFAADLRERRDRLVAGLTEAGLAVLPSEGTYFVTADIRPLAATDGIEFCRAMPERYGVVAVPTQVFYDHQEAGRHLIRFAFCKRLEVIDEAVRRLKGPS; this comes from the coding sequence ATGAGCACAGGGGACCCGCTGGTCGCACGGATGCGGCCGTTCGGCACCACGATCTTCTCCGAGATGTCCGCCCTCGCGGCCCGCACCGGCGCGGTCAATCTCGGTCAGGGCTTCCCGGACACCGACGGACCGCCGGAGATGCTCGCGGCGGCCGCCGAGGCCCTCGCGAACGGCGCCAATCAATACCCGCCGCTCCCCGGCATCCCGGCGCTGCGGCAGGCGATCAGCGCGCACGAGCAGCGCTTCTGGAATCTCGCCACGGATCCGGACACCGAGGTCGCGGTGACGGCCGGCGCCACCGAGGCGATCGCGGCCACCATCCTGGCCCTCTGCGAGCCGGGCGACGAGGTGGTCTGTTTCGAGCCCTACTACGACAGCTACGCCGCCTCGATCACGCTGGCCGGAGCGGTCCGGCGGCCGGTCACCCTGCGCCCCGGACCATCAGGACGATATGAGTTCGACGAGCAGGAGCTGAGAGCGGCTTTCGGTACGCGGACCCGTCTCGTTCTCCTGAACTCCCCGCACAACCCGACCGGCAAAGTATTCACGCGTGAAGAGCTGGACCTGATCGCCGAGCTCTGCCAGGAGCACGACACCTACGCCGTCACCGACGAGGTCTACGAGCATCTCGTCTTCGGCAGCGAGCACGTGCCCCTGGCGAGCCTGCCTGGAATGCGCGAACGCACACTGCGGATCTCGTCGGCCGGCAAGACGTTCTCCTGCACCGGCTGGAAGGTCGGCTGGGCCACCGGACCGGCCGCGCTGGTCTCCGCGGTGCTGCGGGTCAAGCAGTTCCTGACGTTCGTGAACGCCGGGCCGCTGCAGCCGGCCGTCGCGGTGGCACTGGGGCTGCCGGACGCGTACTTCACCGCGTTCGCGGCGGATCTGCGCGAGCGCCGGGACCGCCTGGTCGCCGGCCTCACCGAAGCGGGCCTGGCCGTCCTGCCCTCGGAGGGCACCTACTTCGTGACCGCCGACATCCGCCCGCTGGCAGCCACCGACGGGATCGAGTTCTGCCGTGCGATGCCGGAGCGGTACGGCGTCGTCGCCGTGCCCACCCAGGTCTTCTACGACCACCAGGAGGCCGGCCGCCACCTGATCAGATTCGCCTTCTGCAAGCGCCTCGAAGTGATCGACGAGGCGGTGCGGCGGCTGAAAGGGCCCTCCTAG
- a CDS encoding alpha/beta hydrolase, with amino-acid sequence MNAAVYARLRMTDPGRWRAAALAWRRWAATAGALGAEFGPLADRLRAGWSGPAGTAAAAVIAGFRRRIALFRLLCWRADQVLSEFAAALDRALRLLGRARGRAEGAGLVIDDSGTVRGHSEELPSVVADLSAALEIASRADAEAASRLGVLTGSFLSDISDLPGGNRPACGDGPSAVRQWWDGLGHAERNLLLATEPGWLAHTGGIPVADRDLANRLLLDDQRSDLDRRIAQGDGAARRLRNGLDAVSARIEDDTGLRPYLMSLDVSGDGRIAIALGDPDRSRHVLTHVPGMTSDLESFGGELTRAGRVADRAAELNPAEAASAVLWLGYDAPDFVHEAWSDRQAREGGEGLRRFQEELRATHDQTPAHLTVLGHSYGSVVVGAAAARPLDADDVVFVGSPGVGVGSAAELTVPADRVWSTTSKSDVIQYAAVGPRSLLHDLPVAGIPVAGPVLAFGRPERDLWFGPNPSDPAFGGRVFTSQPDAGHLGYWDPGRPALDELARIMTGRSPITRP; translated from the coding sequence GTGAACGCCGCCGTCTACGCCCGCCTCCGGATGACCGATCCCGGGCGGTGGCGGGCGGCAGCCCTGGCCTGGCGACGCTGGGCCGCGACGGCGGGCGCGCTCGGCGCCGAGTTCGGTCCGCTCGCCGATCGGCTCCGCGCCGGCTGGTCGGGTCCGGCCGGCACGGCAGCCGCGGCGGTCATCGCCGGGTTCCGCCGCCGGATCGCTCTGTTCCGGCTGCTCTGCTGGCGTGCCGATCAGGTGCTCAGCGAGTTCGCGGCGGCGCTCGACCGGGCGCTTCGGCTGCTCGGCCGGGCGCGAGGCCGTGCCGAGGGCGCCGGCTTGGTGATCGATGATTCGGGTACGGTCCGCGGCCACTCTGAAGAACTCCCGTCGGTCGTGGCCGATCTGTCGGCGGCCCTGGAGATCGCGTCCCGTGCCGACGCCGAGGCGGCGAGTCGTCTCGGCGTCCTGACCGGCTCCTTCCTCAGCGACATCTCCGATCTGCCGGGCGGGAACCGGCCTGCCTGCGGTGACGGGCCCAGCGCGGTCCGGCAGTGGTGGGACGGGCTCGGTCACGCCGAACGCAACCTTCTGCTCGCCACCGAACCGGGGTGGCTCGCGCACACCGGCGGCATTCCGGTCGCCGACCGCGACCTGGCGAACCGGCTGCTCCTCGACGACCAGCGATCCGACCTCGACCGGCGGATCGCTCAAGGGGACGGTGCGGCGCGACGGCTGCGGAACGGACTGGACGCCGTGAGTGCGCGGATCGAGGATGACACGGGGCTTCGGCCGTACCTGATGAGTCTTGATGTCTCCGGAGACGGCCGGATCGCCATCGCCCTCGGCGACCCGGACCGCTCCCGGCACGTGCTCACCCATGTCCCCGGCATGACGAGCGACCTGGAGTCGTTCGGCGGGGAGCTGACCAGGGCCGGGCGGGTGGCGGACCGGGCGGCCGAGCTGAATCCGGCCGAGGCGGCGAGCGCGGTGCTGTGGCTCGGCTACGACGCGCCGGACTTCGTGCACGAGGCCTGGTCGGACCGGCAGGCGAGGGAGGGCGGCGAGGGGCTGCGGCGATTCCAGGAGGAGTTGCGGGCCACCCACGACCAGACGCCGGCGCATCTGACCGTTCTCGGTCACAGCTACGGCTCGGTGGTGGTCGGGGCCGCGGCGGCCCGCCCGCTGGACGCCGACGACGTCGTCTTCGTCGGCTCACCGGGCGTGGGGGTCGGGTCGGCCGCCGAGCTGACCGTTCCGGCCGACCGGGTCTGGTCGACGACGTCGAAGAGCGACGTGATCCAGTACGCCGCCGTCGGACCGCGGAGCCTGCTCCATGATCTGCCGGTGGCCGGGATCCCGGTGGCCGGGCCGGTGCTCGCCTTCGGGCGGCCGGAACGGGATCTGTGGTTCGGGCCCAATCCGAGCGATCCGGCGTTCGGCGGCCGGGTCTTCACGAGTCAGCCGGACGCCGGCCACCTCGGGTACTGGGACCCCGGCCGGCCCGCACTGGACGAGCTGGCCAGGATCATGACGGGCCGGAGCCCGATCACCCGGCCGTGA
- the rpsI gene encoding 30S ribosomal protein S9 gives MTDITEPETVETVETVEEPAETVVVVETPAPAPVRAPRPGDRPLQTVGRRKEAIVRVRLVPGTGKITCNGRELENYFPSKVNQQLIREPLVTTERAEQFDVIANLRGGGITGQAGALRLAIARALIANEPDDRPALKKAGFLTRDARVKESKKYGLKKARKAPQYSKR, from the coding sequence ATGACCGACATCACCGAGCCCGAGACCGTCGAGACGGTCGAGACGGTCGAGGAGCCCGCTGAGACGGTCGTCGTCGTCGAGACGCCGGCGCCGGCCCCGGTTCGCGCCCCGCGCCCCGGTGACCGTCCGCTCCAGACCGTCGGCCGCCGCAAGGAGGCCATCGTCCGGGTGCGCCTCGTGCCCGGCACCGGCAAGATCACCTGCAACGGCCGTGAGCTCGAGAACTACTTCCCGAGCAAGGTGAACCAGCAGCTCATCCGTGAGCCGCTCGTCACCACCGAGCGTGCCGAGCAGTTCGACGTCATCGCGAACCTGCGTGGCGGCGGCATCACCGGCCAGGCCGGTGCGCTGCGTCTCGCCATCGCCCGCGCCCTCATCGCGAACGAGCCGGACGACCGGCCCGCGCTGAAGAAGGCCGGCTTCCTGACCCGTGACGCCCGGGTCAAGGAGAGCAAGAAGTACGGTCTCAAGAAGGCCCGTAAGGCTCCGCAGTACTCGAAGCGCTGA
- the glmM gene encoding phosphoglucosamine mutase, which produces MGRLFGTDGVRGLANGDLLTPELALSVAVAAARVLVETDGSHQPVAIVGRDPRASGEMLEAAVVAGLTSAGATVVRVGVLPTPAVAYLVAETNADLGVMLSASHNPMPDNGIKLFAAGGTKLPDELEARIEEAVADGHGLVGRPTGAGIGRVHDLLDGAEHYIKHLIASISQPLAGIKVVVDCANGAASEVAPIAYREAGAEVIAIHAEPDGLNINEECGSTHLDKVRDAVLREGADLGLAHDGDADRCLAVTATGEVVDGDQIMAILALAMRDAGTLTDDTLVATVMSNLGLRIAMKQSGIRLLETKVGDRYVLEELQNGGLALGGEQSGHIVMPAFATTGDGVLTGLHLMAQIAATGKSLADLAAVVHKLPQVLINVRVGDRDAGAAAPTVQAAVALAEADLGETGRVLLRPSGTEPLVRVMVEAATEEKARSVAERIADEVRAASPA; this is translated from the coding sequence ATGGGGCGTCTCTTCGGCACCGACGGCGTTCGCGGTCTCGCGAACGGCGATCTGCTCACCCCCGAACTTGCCCTCTCGGTCGCCGTGGCGGCCGCTCGGGTTCTGGTCGAGACCGATGGCAGCCACCAGCCGGTGGCGATAGTGGGGCGTGACCCCCGGGCCAGCGGCGAGATGCTGGAAGCGGCCGTCGTGGCCGGCCTGACCAGCGCGGGCGCGACCGTCGTCCGGGTCGGCGTCCTGCCCACGCCCGCTGTCGCGTACCTGGTGGCGGAGACGAACGCCGATCTCGGAGTGATGCTCTCGGCGTCGCACAACCCGATGCCGGACAACGGCATCAAGCTCTTCGCCGCCGGCGGCACGAAGCTGCCGGACGAGCTCGAGGCGCGCATCGAGGAGGCCGTCGCGGACGGGCACGGCCTGGTCGGGCGGCCCACCGGCGCCGGCATCGGGCGGGTGCACGACCTGCTGGACGGCGCCGAGCACTACATCAAGCATCTGATCGCCTCGATCTCGCAGCCGCTGGCCGGGATCAAGGTCGTGGTGGACTGCGCGAACGGCGCGGCCAGCGAGGTCGCCCCGATCGCCTACCGGGAGGCGGGCGCCGAGGTCATCGCGATCCACGCCGAGCCGGACGGTCTCAACATCAACGAGGAGTGTGGCTCGACGCACCTCGACAAGGTCCGCGACGCGGTCCTCCGCGAGGGCGCCGACCTGGGCCTGGCCCACGACGGCGACGCCGACCGCTGCCTCGCGGTCACCGCGACCGGCGAGGTCGTCGACGGCGACCAGATCATGGCGATCCTGGCGCTGGCCATGCGCGACGCCGGCACGCTCACCGACGACACCCTGGTCGCCACGGTGATGAGCAACCTCGGTCTGCGGATCGCGATGAAGCAGTCCGGCATCCGGCTGCTGGAGACCAAGGTCGGCGACCGCTACGTGCTGGAGGAGCTGCAGAACGGCGGCCTCGCGCTCGGCGGCGAGCAGAGCGGGCACATCGTCATGCCGGCGTTCGCCACCACCGGCGACGGCGTGCTGACCGGCCTGCACCTGATGGCGCAGATCGCGGCGACCGGCAAGTCGCTCGCCGACCTGGCGGCAGTGGTGCACAAGCTGCCGCAGGTGCTGATCAACGTGCGGGTCGGTGACCGGGACGCCGGAGCGGCAGCGCCGACGGTGCAGGCCGCGGTCGCGCTCGCCGAGGCCGACCTGGGTGAGACCGGCCGGGTGCTGCTGCGCCCGTCCGGCACCGAGCCGCTGGTCCGGGTGATGGTCGAGGCCGCCACCGAGGAGAAGGCGCGCAGCGTGGCCGAGCGGATCGCCGACGAGGTCCGGGCCGCCAGCCCGGCCTGA